The following coding sequences are from one Nicotiana tomentosiformis chromosome 3, ASM39032v3, whole genome shotgun sequence window:
- the LOC138908577 gene encoding uncharacterized protein, with product MSVRDYSHKFNSLARYAPDIVRTMRARIHHYVDGLGDHLIRDYRVASLSDDVDISRIHAFVQTTEDLSRWIRDTRRDREQSKRARTIGSYRDPRVDFRPPLHRYPPRSAGSFPPQMQGQRFDRYIQSGPGQSSSEPEGRRQEHSAQMRQLTPPCTQCGQQDSEASPYVVTGILTIHSHAIYALMDPDSTFSYITPFIAGKLDIRSELLPQPVEVSTPVGDSIVANHVYRDCTVLINDRPTSVDLVELVMLDFDVIMGMDWLASCYANIDCHAKDIDKEPANLQSVPIVNEFLTVFPDELPGIPPEREIDFAIDLLPDAHPISIPPT from the exons ATGAGTGTGAGGGATTATAGCCATAAGTTTAATTCTTTGGCAAGGTATGCACCAGATATAGTACGTACCATGAGGGCTAGAATTCATCATTATGTGGATGGTTTGGGGGATCATCTGATTAGAGACTATAGGGTTGCATCCCTATCGGATGATGTAGATATTTCCCGCATACATGCTTTTGTTCAGACTACAGAGGACCTTTCCCGTTGGATTCGTGATACTCGCAGGGATAGGGAGCAGAGTAAGAGGGCTCGTACTATAGGGTCTTATAGGGATCCACGAGTTGATTTTAGGCCCCCACTCCATCGATATCCACCTCGGTCAGCAGGTAGTTTCCCACCACAGATGCAGGGCCAGCGGTTTGATCGTTATATTCAGTCAGGACCGGGGCAGAGCTCAAGCGAGCCTGAGGGCCGTCGACAGGAGCATTCTGCACAGATGAGACAGCTTACTCCTCCATGTACTCAGTGCG GCCAACAGGATTCAGAGGCATCCCCatatgttgtcacaggtatattgacaatacattctcatgccatttatgcattgatggatcccgactctacattttcatatattactccatttattgctGGTAAGCTTGACATTAGATCTGAGTTGTTGCCACAACCAGTTGAGGTGTCTACGCCAGTTGGTGACTCTATTGTAGCTAATCATGTCTATCGAGATTGTACAGTGTTAATTAATGACCGTCCAACCTCTGTTGATTTAGTTGAATTGGTTATGCTAGACTTCGATGTcattatgggtatggattggttggcatcTTGTTATGCTAATATTGATTGTCATGCAAA ggatatagataaggagccagcgaatcttcagtcggttcctattgtgaatgaattcctgACGGTATTCCCTGACGAGCTTCCAGGAATTCCCCCCGAAAGGGAAATCGATTTCGCTATAGATTTGCTTCCTGATGCGCATCCTATATCCATTCCCCCTACATAA